Genomic window (Candidatus Saccharibacteria bacterium oral taxon 488):
CCAAGTTTGCCTCGATATCAAGTGTCAGTTTTTTGTCTTTCGGTAGCTCAGCAAAACCCTCACGATTAGTAATAAAATTCGATACCAAATCACTGTCCTTGCGATACAAATCAACCATGATTGCTCGCGTCTTATCATGATGCCAAGCGATATCAAACGAGATGGTTTCGCCAACCTTAAAGCTACGCTGCTTTTTACCTGTCGCGTCGCGGAGTGTAACATCAACATTTCCGCCAGTATACTGCCGGTTCTTATCAATACTCGCGTCAATCACTGCCTGGTTCAGCCGACTATACTCGTCAGCCACCTGCACTGGGTCTCCCTCTTTGATAATTGTGCCGTCTTGGATTAGTACGGCACGATTACAAAACTTCTTGACTGTTTCCATATCATGGGTAACCAGAACAACCGTCTGGCCACTTGCCTTGTACTGCTCAAATATATCAATACACTTGCGCTGAAACGCCTCATCACCGACAGCCAACACTTCATCGAAAATCATAATATCGTTACGCGCCTTAATTGCTACTGAAAACGCCAACCGTACCTGCATGCCCGACGAATAATTTTTTAACTTCTGATCCATAAACGGTTCAAGTTCAGCAAAGGCAACGATCTCATCATACATCGCCTCCATCTCTTTACGAGTGAACCCAAGTAGCGCTCCATTCAAAAAAACATTGTCCCGGCCAGACAGCTCAGGATTGAAGCCAACGCCTAGTTCAATAAATGGCGTCAACTTACCATTTAGCTGGACATCTCCACTCGTTGGTTGATATACACCGGCGAGAATCTTAAGTATGGTACTTTTTCCCGAGCCATTCCGACCAACAACGCCGAAAAAATCGCCCTGATTAACAGTAAAACTAACCCCGTCTAGTACTTTCTGGACGGTCTTTTTATTTCGTTTGATAATATTAACAAAGGCATGCTTAATGCTTGAGTTTTTGGTCTGTGGCAATATAAACTCTTTATGTATATCCTTGATTACAATAGCCGGCTTCGTCATCTAAATGTCCTCCGCAAATGAACGTTGCTTACGCTGGAAATGCCACCACCCCAGCCCAAATAACCCGATAGTTGTCGCAATCGGGATGAACCATAGTAGTGGGTTGTGAAATGTCTGCCAAATTGTCTGAGACGCTGGGTTATTAGGCATTAATGCGTACCGAGCATCCTGAATAATTTGTGTGACTGGGTTGAAAAACGCCACCTTCTGGATAACTGCAGGCATATAGATGATGGCAAAGATGATACCACTAGCATAGAACCCAGCCTGCAACAAAATCTCCCAGATATACGCGATATCACGAAACGTTACGTAGAGTGCCGAGAGTAGCAGAGATAGGCCAATTGATAGCAAAAATAACTGGGCAATTATTGGGATTAACAACAACCATAACAAGGTTGGCATCAAACCGCTCAGTAGCGCAAAAATTACCACCACAACCATCCCGAGGCCAAGATTGATTAGTGCTGAGACAGAGCTAGCGATCACCAGGAGGTGTCTCGGGATTGCCACCTTACGAATTAATTGTCCATTTTCTACCACCGAACGAGTACCTACCATGGTTGCCTCGGAGAAAAAGTTCCACAGCACAACGCCAATCAATAACCAGACACCAAAATATTCAATCCCCCTGCTACCTTGCGGGAATGCATAGGTAAAAAGTACATACAAGATACCAAATATGAAGAGTGGCTTCAGAAGCGACCATACATACCCGAGGGCAGAGTTTTGATAACGAACCTTAAAGTCCGTACTAACCATTGCGCGCAAAATTGCCCGATTTTTTTCATTACCAAAGAGATGTTTCACCCCCCGATTATACCAAATTACACCAAAAAGATATATACTTGTAAAATGAATCGGTTGCGAGTTGTTATCGTACGAAATGCCGCACCTCATGATTTTGGTGGTGGCGAGCGATTTCCAGTGTTCTTAGCTCAGGAGCTACGAGAGCTGGGCCATTTGCCGGTTATTTTTAGTCACCACATGACACTCTGTGACTACGCTAAGCACGAACGGTTGACTTATCACCGCTCTTGGTGGTGGTCTCGACAAAACTGGAGCGGCCGGCGAGTTGTATTAACACCACTATATATACTCTGGCAGCTGCTACTCACTTTGTATTATATTATCCAATTTCATCGCTACAAAGCTGACGTTGTTCACCTGCAGAGTAAGGATGATTTTATTGCTGGGTCAGTTGCTGGTAAGCTTATCGGTGCCCATGTTATCTGGACTGATCACGCCGACCTCAAACATGTCTGGAAGCAGCTCGGCGTATGGTATAAAAACCCGACTGGTAAGCTGGTTGCTTGGGCGGCACGCTTTGCCGACGCAATTACCCTCGTTAGCCAGAGTGAATGCCGTCTCGTTTCTGATAATCTGCCGTTAACCTCACCAATTCATCGTAAATTAACCGTTATCTATAATGGTGTCAACGACCAGAAACCAACACACACACCCATCAAAAGCCGCCCGTTCACGTTCTGTATCGCCGGTCGCCTAGTTGTTGATAAGGGAGTTAGTGAAGCGATCGCTGCATTCAAACGACTTCACGCTACACATCACGACACGCGCCTCATTCTGATCGGTGACGGACCAGATCGCTCACGGTTTGAAAAACAGGCCACGGGATTACCGGTCACCTTTCGTGGCCACCAAACAGACCCCCTCCCTGAAGTTGCCACCACTGACGTATATCTTCATCCAACGTACCACGAGGGGTTTAGTGTTTCACTTGTTGAAGCCAGCATGCTCCAATTACCAATTATCGCCACTGACGTTGGTGGCAATCCGGAGATTATTCATCATAATAAGACCGGCCTCCTCGTCCCCGCTAAAGATTCGACAGCACTGCATCACGCCATGGAGCAGCTATATTCTGACCCCAAGCTTCGCGCACATCTAGCCACCGCTGCCCGCCGTCAATATCTCGCCTCGTTTATTTTTCATACCATCGTTGAAACACAATTTATTCCTTTATACGAAAACGGTTTATAATATACCTATGAAGATTCGTGTTGAAACCGCTGCCCTCACCGCCCCTAATATATCCGGGGTTGGTCATTACACCCGTATGTTAACCAATAGTTTAGCCCTTTATTCACCGCCAGGAACTGAGGTTTCAGTGTTTTATTTCAATTTTCTGAGCAAACATCAAGATCCTATGTTAGACGGCTCAGTTAAGCATGAAAAACACACGCTCATGCCGCAGCGCCTATTTGCTAAACTCCAAAGCTACGGCCTGCCATTGCCGTATGACCTTTTCTCTTCACCTGTTGATGTCGCGATTTTTCCGAATTTCGACCGCTGGACAACCAGTAAAGTAACTATCACTGCCGTCGTTATTCACGACCTTGGCTATCTTTATTTTCCTGAGACGATTGAACGGCGCAATTTAGCCCATTTACGCCGCCGTGTCGCCCATGCAACCCGAGTAGCCGACCTCATCATTACCGTCTCGGAGTCAGTCAAATCAGAAATTATCGCCGAATACGGCGTACCTGCTTCAAAAATTATCGTCACGCCAATACCAGCTGACCCAATTTATTCTCAACCGGGTGCAATCGACGTCGCCACCAAATACAACTTACCAACCAAGCGGTATATCTTTTCAATCGGCAATCTCGAACCGCGCAAGGATTTACCGACAATGATTGCTGCTTTTCGGGCCCTGCCAGAAAAAATCCGCAAACAATATTCGTTAGTGTTGGCTGGCGGTAAGGGCTGGAAGACCGAAACTACTGAACGTACCATCGCTGAAGCCCAGGCTGCAGGTGAACATATTATCCGTCCGGGCTACATCCCCCAAGAAGACGTACCTGCATTTTATCAGCAAGCAGACCTTTTTTGCATGAGCTCCATTTACGAAGGATTCGGCATGCCGATTGTTGAGGCGCTGACTAGCGGTACACCGGTTGTTGCCTCCGATATTCCTGTGCTCCGCGAGGCTGGTGGAAATGCGGTTCTTTACGCTCAGCCTAAAAATCCCGATGACTTCATGAAAAAAATGCTCTCTATCATCGCTGACCCGCAAAAAGCACGCCTTGATATGAAAACTGAGGTTCAGGCTCATCTCAATACTATTTCCTGGCAGAATAATACCGATCGCCTCATCGCTGCTTTCAAGGAGGCCATTGCCGCTAAAAAACATCGCACCAACTAGGGTTTATGGGTTATACTTATCATTATGGCTCGCTTCAAACACTACATCACCAACCACGCCACTAAGCTCCGCTTCGTCCTCATCGGCACCATCAACACCGCCATTGATTTTAGTGTGTTGTTTATGTTGACCTGGTTTATCAGCACGCCGAAAGAATTAGCCAATATTATCTCGACAACCATCGCCTTTAGTTTCAGCTTCGTCGCCAATCGATCATTCACCTTTCGCTCACGCACCGGCAATATTCGCCGTCAGCTACTCCTCTTTACCCTCGTCACTCTGTTTGGTCTCTGGGTAATTCAGACTATCATTATTGCGCTACTCGCGCCAATTTTCATTGGCTTTAACCTCAGTCAGCCGGTAGCACTATTCGCCAGTAAGCTCATCGCCACCGTCGCCAGCCTCATCTGGAACTACCTGCTCTATACCAACGTTGTCTTCAAAGATTAAGAGCTCTTCTGCGAGATTACTAAGTGCCGTGCACGGCCCTCGCCCTCAGAGTGGGTCTCAATATCGCTATAGTCGCTCGCCACGTGATGCACCACCCAGCGATCGGCCGAATTTAGTTCAATAATTTTCGTCTCGCCCGTCCGCCGCACTTCTTCGATCCAGCCGCGCGCCTTGTCAGCAATCTTTTCGGCATGCTGCTTCTTATAATCAGCGATATCAACATTCACTCGCACCAGCGCCGCCTGACGGTTGCGCAAAATCGCTGACACCACCGTCTGTAGACTCCGTAACGTCTCAGCATTCCGCCCAATCAGCAAGCTATTGCGCTCACTCGATGGCACAACGGCCTTGATAACATCGTCTTCAACGCTAACATCAACATCCAGATTGAGATCAAAGAACGCCAAAAAATCCTCTAGGTATTTCTTGACAAATTCAATGGTCGCGATTTGATCCATATAACCCCCTTAATCCTTCGCCTTTATCCGCGTAATGTTCGCCTCAGTCGCTGTGGCTGCTCGTTGCGAAGCGGCTTTTGATTTTTTCACTGACGTTGTCGCTGACTTACTCGTAGATTTCGACGCTCGCTTTTCGCCGGCAATTTGCTGCATTTCTGTCCCGTCTTGCTTGAGAATAATGGCGTTTTGGATATAAGCAGCGATATTTGAGGTTGCCATGTAGAGCGCCAGCGCCCCCGGCAGACTGATCATAATAAGGAACATAAACACCGGCATAACCTTCATCATTTTGCGCGTGACGATGGCGTTAACTTCGGTTTGATCGGCGTTCTTACCCTCGCCCGCTTCCATCAGCACATCGCGCAGTCGCTTCTTGCTATCCGAACTTGGCGACATCTGCTTTGATAATAAATACTGCAAAACAGCTGCCACCAGGGCGAGGATGAGCAGCCCGATTGATACGCCATTTGATGATAACGCCTGCTTCGTCAAGTCCATCAGCCCCAAGAAATTCTGGTTAAAGTGATCCGGATTAGCGATCAAGTGCTTGACCGGTCCCCACTGCTCCATTACGTCGTAGGTGTACTTGGCGAGCTCTGAGCGCTGCAATACGAATATCTGCACCACGCGGTAAATCGCGATCAGTACTGGCAGCTGGATAAGGAGTACTAGGATAGAGCTCATCGGCTTGATGTTATGCTTTTTATACACATCCATCATCGCCATCGCCCGCATCTGTGGATTGCTCTTATATTTTTTGTTCAGCTTGGCAAGCTCGGGCTGTATCTTGCGCATCGCTTTAGCCTGGTGGAGTTGCTTCTTAACTAGTGGCCACAAGAGTAACCGCACAATTATTGTAAATAGTACAACGCTAACTCCAAAATCGCCGCCCGGGATCAGCGCGTAAATCGCCATCAGCAAGTTAAAAATTGGCTGCACAATAACCACATCAAACATATTCATGTCCTCATTATACCAGAGGTGGCGCTATTTATACAGCCCGGCTTGCGAAAAGAGTTGTTTTACTGCCGTTCTTAAATCGTCATGCGGCATCAGTAGCACCTCCGGCGAAAACACCATAATGACAACATCAAACCCGCCCCGAATATGTGGCAATTCTAGTCGGACAATTTCGTAAATTCGGCGGCGAACACGATTGCGCTTAACGGCAGACTTGAGCACCTTTTTGCTAATCACTACCGAAAAGCGGCCATGACGGCGGCGTGGATTGGCAATATATTTCATGGTGAGCTGCGACGAGCGAATTGCCTGCCCGCGCATATAGACGTAGCGCAGGCTACCATGACCATGAAATCGGTTGACGTGACGTAACATAGGTCCAGTATAGCAAAATCCCG
Coding sequences:
- a CDS encoding ATP-binding cassette domain-containing protein produces the protein MTKPAIVIKDIHKEFILPQTKNSSIKHAFVNIIKRNKKTVQKVLDGVSFTVNQGDFFGVVGRNGSGKSTILKILAGVYQPTSGDVQLNGKLTPFIELGVGFNPELSGRDNVFLNGALLGFTRKEMEAMYDEIVAFAELEPFMDQKLKNYSSGMQVRLAFSVAIKARNDIMIFDEVLAVGDEAFQRKCIDIFEQYKASGQTVVLVTHDMETVKKFCNRAVLIQDGTIIKEGDPVQVADEYSRLNQAVIDASIDKNRQYTGGNVDVTLRDATGKKQRSFKVGETISFDIAWHHDKTRAIMVDLYRKDSDLVSNFITNREGFAELPKDKKLTLDIEANLGPGSYYVDVNLLNHDGSVKYDVAYRAEEFTITKDFSVVGQSFGGLTLIPRQWRHDHR
- a CDS encoding ABC transporter permease; this translates as MRCGISYDNNSQPIHFTSIYLFGVIWYNRGVKHLFGNEKNRAILRAMVSTDFKVRYQNSALGYVWSLLKPLFIFGILYVLFTYAFPQGSRGIEYFGVWLLIGVVLWNFFSEATMVGTRSVVENGQLIRKVAIPRHLLVIASSVSALINLGLGMVVVVIFALLSGLMPTLLWLLLIPIIAQLFLLSIGLSLLLSALYVTFRDIAYIWEILLQAGFYASGIIFAIIYMPAVIQKVAFFNPVTQIIQDARYALMPNNPASQTIWQTFHNPLLWFIPIATTIGLFGLGWWHFQRKQRSFAEDI
- a CDS encoding glycosyltransferase family 4 protein, which translates into the protein MFHPPIIPNYTKKIYTCKMNRLRVVIVRNAAPHDFGGGERFPVFLAQELRELGHLPVIFSHHMTLCDYAKHERLTYHRSWWWSRQNWSGRRVVLTPLYILWQLLLTLYYIIQFHRYKADVVHLQSKDDFIAGSVAGKLIGAHVIWTDHADLKHVWKQLGVWYKNPTGKLVAWAARFADAITLVSQSECRLVSDNLPLTSPIHRKLTVIYNGVNDQKPTHTPIKSRPFTFCIAGRLVVDKGVSEAIAAFKRLHATHHDTRLILIGDGPDRSRFEKQATGLPVTFRGHQTDPLPEVATTDVYLHPTYHEGFSVSLVEASMLQLPIIATDVGGNPEIIHHNKTGLLVPAKDSTALHHAMEQLYSDPKLRAHLATAARRQYLASFIFHTIVETQFIPLYENGL
- a CDS encoding glycosyltransferase family 4 protein — encoded protein: MKIRVETAALTAPNISGVGHYTRMLTNSLALYSPPGTEVSVFYFNFLSKHQDPMLDGSVKHEKHTLMPQRLFAKLQSYGLPLPYDLFSSPVDVAIFPNFDRWTTSKVTITAVVIHDLGYLYFPETIERRNLAHLRRRVAHATRVADLIITVSESVKSEIIAEYGVPASKIIVTPIPADPIYSQPGAIDVATKYNLPTKRYIFSIGNLEPRKDLPTMIAAFRALPEKIRKQYSLVLAGGKGWKTETTERTIAEAQAAGEHIIRPGYIPQEDVPAFYQQADLFCMSSIYEGFGMPIVEALTSGTPVVASDIPVLREAGGNAVLYAQPKNPDDFMKKMLSIIADPQKARLDMKTEVQAHLNTISWQNNTDRLIAAFKEAIAAKKHRTN
- a CDS encoding GtrA family protein, giving the protein MGTINTAIDFSVLFMLTWFISTPKELANIISTTIAFSFSFVANRSFTFRSRTGNIRRQLLLFTLVTLFGLWVIQTIIIALLAPIFIGFNLSQPVALFASKLIATVASLIWNYLLYTNVVFKD
- a CDS encoding KH domain-containing protein; the protein is MDQIATIEFVKKYLEDFLAFFDLNLDVDVSVEDDVIKAVVPSSERNSLLIGRNAETLRSLQTVVSAILRNRQAALVRVNVDIADYKKQHAEKIADKARGWIEEVRRTGETKIIELNSADRWVVHHVASDYSDIETHSEGEGRARHLVISQKSS
- a CDS encoding YidC/Oxa1 family membrane protein insertase encodes the protein MNMFDVVIVQPIFNLLMAIYALIPGGDFGVSVVLFTIIVRLLLWPLVKKQLHQAKAMRKIQPELAKLNKKYKSNPQMRAMAMMDVYKKHNIKPMSSILVLLIQLPVLIAIYRVVQIFVLQRSELAKYTYDVMEQWGPVKHLIANPDHFNQNFLGLMDLTKQALSSNGVSIGLLILALVAAVLQYLLSKQMSPSSDSKKRLRDVLMEAGEGKNADQTEVNAIVTRKMMKVMPVFMFLIMISLPGALALYMATSNIAAYIQNAIILKQDGTEMQQIAGEKRASKSTSKSATTSVKKSKAASQRAATATEANITRIKAKD
- the rnpA gene encoding ribonuclease P protein component; this translates as MLRHVNRFHGHGSLRYVYMRGQAIRSSQLTMKYIANPRRRHGRFSVVISKKVLKSAVKRNRVRRRIYEIVRLELPHIRGGFDVVIMVFSPEVLLMPHDDLRTAVKQLFSQAGLYK